From Salvia splendens isolate huo1 chromosome 3, SspV2, whole genome shotgun sequence, a single genomic window includes:
- the LOC121793465 gene encoding GATA transcription factor 15-like isoform X1 produces the protein MMDLSDKGSECEEMSSQTPTPDRVSSDGSNVKTCVDCGTSKTPLWRGGPAGPKSLCNACGIRSRKKRRALMGVTKEEKNTKKSSKSLISNSSNNSCTSSSGDSTPGKIGDLFKKKLWEFGRDVALQRPRSNTNRRRKMGEEEQAAFLLMALSCGSVYA, from the exons ATGATGGATCTGAGCGATAAA GGATCGGAGTGTGAAGAAATGAGTAGCCAAACACCTACTCCTGATAGGGTTTCATCCGACGGCTCAAATGTGAAGACATGTGTAGACTGTGGTACCTCCAAAACCCCCCTATGGCGCGGTGGTCCAGCTGGACCCAAG TCACTCTGCAACGCATGTGGAATTCGCAGCAGGAAAAAGAGAAGGGCATTGATGGGAGTGACAAAAGAAGAGAAGAACACCAAGAAATCCAGCAAAAGTTTGATTAGCAACAGCAGCAACAACAGTTGTACCAGCAGCAGCGGCGATAGTACCCCAGGGAAAATTGGGGATTTGTTCAAGAAGAAGTTGTGGGAATTTGGTAGAGATGTGGCGTTGCAGAGACCGAGATCGAATACGAATAGGAGGAGGAAAATGGGAGAGGAAGAGCAAGCTGCGTTTCTGTTGATGGCGTTATCGTGTGGATCGGTTTATGCTTAG
- the LOC121793465 gene encoding GATA transcription factor 15-like isoform X2, translating into MSSQTPTPDRVSSDGSNVKTCVDCGTSKTPLWRGGPAGPKSLCNACGIRSRKKRRALMGVTKEEKNTKKSSKSLISNSSNNSCTSSSGDSTPGKIGDLFKKKLWEFGRDVALQRPRSNTNRRRKMGEEEQAAFLLMALSCGSVYA; encoded by the exons ATGAGTAGCCAAACACCTACTCCTGATAGGGTTTCATCCGACGGCTCAAATGTGAAGACATGTGTAGACTGTGGTACCTCCAAAACCCCCCTATGGCGCGGTGGTCCAGCTGGACCCAAG TCACTCTGCAACGCATGTGGAATTCGCAGCAGGAAAAAGAGAAGGGCATTGATGGGAGTGACAAAAGAAGAGAAGAACACCAAGAAATCCAGCAAAAGTTTGATTAGCAACAGCAGCAACAACAGTTGTACCAGCAGCAGCGGCGATAGTACCCCAGGGAAAATTGGGGATTTGTTCAAGAAGAAGTTGTGGGAATTTGGTAGAGATGTGGCGTTGCAGAGACCGAGATCGAATACGAATAGGAGGAGGAAAATGGGAGAGGAAGAGCAAGCTGCGTTTCTGTTGATGGCGTTATCGTGTGGATCGGTTTATGCTTAG